One Plasmodium knowlesi strain H genome assembly, chromosome: 10 genomic window carries:
- a CDS encoding nuclear protein localization protein 4, putative yields MSSIIVRLRCEVGMYRIEINSSKTLTDLKNKIEELLNVPVEKQVLFLQTEPNVPLTDNGALLEQCNIIHGSILHLKSEVKPTTSSGKRLDGDGPGGGSAKWKNDKGGNQNEYNVADAKLKKGYEQNQGKGSGVDGVGYPPREDRLTPQKEKKEEEKDNKEKEKNENQANFKSFDYFLKMREYNTTDLPLNLTYQSVFLSKGRFIKIPLSVTLKHQEYRHVDHLELMNVEEVKNFVQYWYTNGSMCEQRVGWMYGYYREDPHYTMGIRAVCECIYEPPQINEVDKVKLLPDDFLDSVDVIANRLGLERIGWIFTHLPRKEHLTSEEVVQIAKLQLANLKKNVHYTNYSVSNFITCTISPDPMLSNEPVTNAFMVSDLGMSLIQSNLVDPVQTDPSVIQLRNPMPNELLPLILEGGKETNKFDTDWFIVRINESAPKVVRSLFKNFHFPRENRLRSPNAYDVKEYFASTKLERGTNGMHRCSDFHLILFACRVLDMETALALCDAALSKKEIDPIIEEILTSVKV; encoded by the coding sequence ATGAGCTCCATCATCGTACGCCTGAGGTGCGAAGTTGGCATGTATCGCATCGAAATCAACAGCAGCAAAACACTTACCGActtgaagaataaaattgagGAACTCCTAAATGTTCCAGTGGAGAAACAGGTGCTTTTTCTACAGACAGAACCCAACGTACCGTTGACGGACAATGGGGCATTGCTAGAACAGTGTAACATTATCCATGGGTCGATCCTTCATTTGAAAAGTGAAGTGAAACCCACGACCAGTAGTGGGAAGAGGTTGGATGGTGATGGACCTGGTGGAGGGAGTGCCAAATGGAAGAACGACAAGGGAGGTAACCAGAATGAGTATAACGTAGCGGATGCAAAGTtgaaaaaggggtatgaacAGAACCAAGGGAAGGGTAGCGGGGTAGATGGAGTTGGCTACCCGCCGCGGGAGGACCGTCTAACCCctcagaaggaaaaaaaagaagaagaaaaggacaacaaggaaaaggagaagaacgaAAACCAGGCGAACTTCAAATCCTTTGATTACTTTCTAAAAATGAGAGAGTATAACACGACAGATCTTCCACTAAATTTGACCTACCAGTCTGTGTTCCTATCGAAGGGGAGGTTCATTAAAATTCCGTTGAGTGTGACACTGAAGCATCAGGAGTATCGCCACGTGGATCACCTTGAACTTATGAACGTGGAGGAGGTGAAAAACTTTGTGCAGTATTGGTACACCAATGGAAGCATGTGTGAACAGAGAGTTGGATGGATGTATGGTTACTATAGGGAAGATCCTCATTATACAATGGGAATTAGAGCGGTGTgtgaatgtatatatgaacCTCCACAGATAAATGAGGTGGATAAAGTTAAGCTTCTACCAGACGACTTTCTTGATTCTGTTGATGTCATTGCAAACCGATTAGGTCTAGAAAGAATTGGTTGGATCTTTACGCATTTACCAAGGAAAGAACACTTAACATCGGAGGAAGTGGTACAGATAGCTAAATTGCAGCTAgctaatttgaaaaaaaatgtacactaTACAAATTATAGTGTGTCTAATTTTATCACCTGCACCATTTCGCCAGATCCTATGTTAAGTAACGAACCAGTAACGAATGCCTTCATGGTGTCCGACCTGGGGATGTCATTAATTCAATCCAATCTGGTAGATCCGGTACAAACAGATCCTTCCGTCATACAACTGAGGAATCCTATGCCCAACGAGCTTCTTCCTCTCATCCTagaaggagggaaagaaacaaacaaatttGATACTGACTGGTTCATTGTTCGAATTAATGAATCAGCCCCTAAGGTTGTTAGgtccctttttaaaaatttccattttcctaGAGAAAATCGATTGCGCTCACCCAATGCCTACGATGTGAAGGAGTACTTCGCCAGCACCAAGTTGGAGAGGGGTACCAATGGCATGCATAGGTGCTCCGACTTTCATTTGATTTTATTTGCGTGCCGAGTGCTCGACATGGAGACTGCTCTCGCTCTATGCGATGCTGCGCTCAGCAAGAAGGAGATCGACCCCATCATAGAGGAGATCCTCACCTCGGTGAAGGTGTAG
- a CDS encoding protein CAF40, putative codes for MVSNEGFASGYKVNNANNVNASVGGIVASGNTAVNVSSVNSAPGLGSRGGAYRHSTNEISASRGTAGRNNAARGNPSQGNSSQSNPSQGNSSQSNSNQGNSSQGNSNQGSPNQGGPNMGISNLSTPSQGGPPMNGVVAAPPNNGAQEIAQGSTSAAGAGGHSSPQHQGSSSTHGAIPPTSNTRNVKNSNTSTAISNPTGNVGPHAQHNESLPNESNNGNGIGSTGTSSTHPNNPSNPRNTPPGDDEEKRKVYQLVFDLCYTDKRESALLELSRKRETYQDIAPVLWNSFGTITTLLQEIVSIYPQLSPPLLTTSSSNRVCNSLALLQCVASHPETKQHFLNAHIPLFLYPFLNAESKNRPFEYLRLTSLGVIGALVKVDNPDVINFLLQTEIIPLCLRIMETGSELSKTVATFIVQKILIDELGLNYICATPVRFYAVSTVLANMVNSLIENPSSRLLKHIVRCYLRLSENPKALKALRECLPESLRHVHKAFIPCLKEDPYTKKWLLQLLYNINSEDALHGHVGMNNASGNHVGGNHVGGNHVGGNHVGGNHVGGNHASGNHASGNHVGGNHHGTGSHTGNHLGPHGAGQGAGAPSMHTRDHIGGHTTPHSGVHSGVSGGHPSGRQGLYPAGGSKSTYAGVSIAANMSEGSSVGGANGGHGNSSHVGGAHPSGGVVSSSNSNSFKDKVNIGSVNNPNVNTKAGTFKAMAKENSASSSAEACTRSNSASNGNVMNNANSANNANNASSANSANNENSGVGAMNNTSCSNGTNVPSAHEGSSGEGTNNAGKASINGKTDSNAANANNN; via the coding sequence ATGGTAAGCAATGAAGGTTTTGCCAGTGGATACAAGGTGAATAACGCAAACAACGTGAATGCGAGTGTTGGGGGCATCGTGGCTAGTGGCAACACTGCAGTAAACGTAAGTAGCGTCAACAGTGCTCCTGGGTTGGGGTCGCGGGGTGGCGCCTACCGCCACAGCACGAATGAAATCAGCGCCAGTAGAGGTACTGCGGGGAGGAACAACGCCGCGAGGGGCAACCCCAGCCAAGGTAACTCCAGCCAAAGTAACCCCAGCCAAGGTAACTCCAGCCAAAGTAACTCCAATCAAGGTAACTCCAGTCAAGGTAACTCCAATCAAGGTAGCCCCAATCAGGGCGGTCCAAACATGGGAATTTCCAACCTGAGTACTCCTAGCCAAGGTGGACCACCAATGAACGGCGTGGTAGCAGCTCCCCCGAATAACGGGGCGCAGGAAATTGCACAAGGTAGTACCTCAGCTGCAGGCGCAGGGGGGCATTCCTCCCCCCAACATCAGGGATCATCGTCCACCCACGGCGCTATCCCTCCCACTTCAAACACGCGCAACGTGAAAAACAGCAATACCTCCACAGCTATCAGCAACCCAACTGGCAATGTCGGTCCCCATGCTCAACACAACGAGAGCCTTCCGAACGAATCGAACAACGGGAATGGCATCGGAAGCACAGGCACTAGTAGTACGCATCCTAACAATCCAAGCAACCCACGTAATACACCTCCTGGAgatgatgaggaaaaaaggaaggtgtATCAACTGGTCTTTGATTTATGCTACACAGATAAGAGGGAGAGTGCATTATTAGAGTTGTctagaaaaagagaaacataTCAAGATATTGCACCGGTTCTATGGAATTCATTTGGAACAATAACAACGTTACTTCAAGAAATCGTTTCAATATATCCTCAATTATCACCTCCTTTACTAACGACCTCATCATCGAACCGTGTTTGTAACTCCTTGGCACTCTTGCAGTGTGTCGCTTCCCACCCCGAGACCAAACAACATTTCCTTAATGCACACATTCCTTTGTTTCTATATCCATTTCTAAACGCAGAGTCTAAGAATAGACCGTTTGAATATCTACGCCTAACTTCTCTAGGTGTGATAGGTGCATTAGTTAAGGTGGACAACCCAGACGTAATTAACTTCTTATTGCAGACGGAGATAATTCCACTTTGCTTACGCATTATGGAGACGGGAAGTGAACTATCAAAAACAGTTGCTACCTTCATTGTGCAGAAAATACTAATTGATGAATTAGGATTGAACTATATATGTGCTACACCTGTGAGATTCTATGCAGTGTCCACTGTCCTTGCAAACATGGTTAATTCATTGATAGAGAATCCTTCGTCAAGGTTGTTAAAGCACATTGTGAGGTGTTACTTAAGGCTCTCTGAAAATCCGAAAGCCTTGAAGGCACTTAGGGAGTGCCTCCCCGAATCTTTGAGACATGTACACAAGGCTTTTATTCCATGCCTCAAGGAGGATCCGTACACCAAGAAGTGGCTCCTACAACTGCTGTACAACATCAACAGCGAGGATGCCCTGCACGGCCACGTCGGCATGAACAATGCCAGTGGCAACCATGTTGGTGGTAATCATGTCGGTGGTAATCATGTCGGTGGTAATCATGTCGGTGGAAACCATGTCGGTGGAAACCATGCCAGTGGAAACCATGCCAGTGGAAACCATGTCGGTGGAAACCATCATGGTACGGGTAGTCACACGGGAAATCACCTTGGACCACATGGAGCCGGGCAAGGCGCCGGAGCCCCCAGTATGCATACAAGGGATCATATCGGAGGGCATACCACTCCCCACTCAGGAGTACATAGCGGCGTAAGCGGGGGGCACCCTTCGGGTAGACAGGGTCTGTACCCTGCCGGGGGTTCGAAGAGCACTTATGCGGGGGTCAGCATTGCGGCCAACATGAGTGAGGGTTCTTCTGTGGGAGGAGCCAACGGTGGACACGGGAATAGTAGTCATGTTGGTGGGGCACATCCTAGTGGAGGCGTCGTCTCGTCCTCCAACAGTAACTCCTTTAAGGACAAGGTGAACATTGGAAGTGTGAACAACCCAAATGTTAACACCAAGGCTGGAACGTTTAAGGCAATGGCGAAAGAGAACTCTGCATCGAGTAGTGCAGAAGCGTGTACACGGAGTAATTCTGCTTCGAACGGCAATGTCATGAACAACGCGAATAGTGCGAATAACGCAAATAATGCAAGTAGTGCAAATAGCGCGAATAACGAGAACAGTGGAGTCGGGGCGATGAACAACACGAGCTGCAGTAACGGAACAAACGTCCCCAGTGCACACGAGGGAAGTAGCGGTGAAGGCACCAACAACGCAGGAAAGGCAAGTATCAACGGAAAGACAGATAGCAACGCAGCCAATGCCAACAACAACTGA
- a CDS encoding subtilisin-like protease 1, putative yields MVHTARVALLLFPWVVQLLIHRTFASDIVPNDGKKDDVQKIISELRFLQKVETILENSNMSISDVEADANAYNPDKDAPKEELQKIQGQQEDSEKQPSHLRNKNQQEKVEKKASSIKNKKALRLIVSENHATSPSFFEESLLQDEVMSFIQSKGKLSNLKNLKSIIIDLNGDMTDEELAEYINMLEKKGALIESDKLVGADDISIASIKDAVRRGEDRVIWEKLHSNMLEQKQEEHEHGDSAISDNHVNRGNSSNYDDDDDDDGFLSDVSRFKETHLVGKEKNKSYKFNDEYRNLQWGLDLARLDETQDLIKNNRVSVTKICVIDSGIDYNHPDLRNNIDVNVKELHGRKGVDDDNNGVVDDVYGANFVNNTGDPMDDNYHGTHVSGIISAIGNNGIGIVGVDGHSKLIICKALDQHKLGRLGDMFKCIDYCISRKAHMINGSFSFDEYSGIFNASVDYLRTLGILFIVSASNCSHDKHRKPDITKCDLAVNFRYPPILSRTHNNVIAVGNLMKDIDNSYSLSVNSFYSTIYCQLAAPGTNIYSTTPFNSYRKLNGTSMASPHVAAIASIIRSINPNLSYVEIVEIMKNAIVKLPSLKDKVSWGGYVDILRAVNLAIDSKEAPYIKSQSWFRWKKRVR; encoded by the coding sequence ATGGTCCACACTGCAAGAGTGGCATTACTCCTCTTCCCGTGGGTAGTCCAACTGCTAATCCATCGAACCTTCGCAAGTGACATTGTGCCAAATGACGGAAAGAAGGATGATGTACAGAAGATAATAAGTGAGTTACGGTTCCTACAAAAGGTAGAAACCATTTTGGAGAACAGTAACATGAGCATTTCAGATGTAGAGGCAGATGCGAATGCATACAATCCTGATAAGGACGCTCCCAAGGAAGAACTTCAGAAGATCCAAGGCCAACAGGAGGATTCTGAAAAACAGCCTAGTCATTTACGTAATAAAAATCAACAAgaaaaggtagaaaaaaaagcttcaTCCATAAAAAACAAGAAAGCGTTACGATTAATCGTGAGTGAGAACCATGCGACCAGTCCGTCCTTCTTTGAGGAGTCTCTACTTCAGGATGAGGTGATGAGCTTTATCCAGAGTAAAGGGAAATTGtctaatttaaaaaatttgaaatcGATAATAATAGATCTAAATGGAGACATGACCGATGAGGAGTTGGCAGAATATATTAACATGCTGGAGAAGAAGGGGGCTCTCATAGAATCGGATAAGTTGGTGGGAGCAGACGATATCAGCATTGCATCTATAAAAGATGCAGTTAGGCGTGGAGAGGATCGCGTAATTTGGGAGAAACTTCACAGTAACATGTTGGAGCAGAAGCAAGAGGAACACGAGCATGGAGATAGTGCCATCAGTGATAACCATGTAAACCGTGGCAACAGTAGCAActatgacgatgatgatgatgatgatggctTTCTGTCTGATGTGTCTAGGTTTAAGGAGACCCACTTGgtagggaaggagaaaaacaagaGTTACAAATTCAATGACGAATATAGAAATCTACAGTGGGGACTAGACCTTGCTAGGCTAGATGAAACACAGGATCTAATAAAGAACAACCGAGTGAGTGTTACAAAGATCTGCGTGATAGACAGCGGTATTGATTACAATCATCCAGACCTAAGGAATAACATCGATGTGAATGTGAAGGAGCTACATGGACGAAAAGGAGTGGACGATGATAACAATGGTGTCGTGGACGATGTGTATGGAGCCAACTTTGTAAATAACACTGGTGATCCCATGGACGATAATTATCATGGAACCCATGTGTCTGGAATCATTTCCGCCATTGGAAATAATGGCATTGGGATAGTAGGAGTAGATGGACACTCCAAACTAATTATATGTAAGGCTCTCGATCAACACAAGTTGGGTCGATTAGGTGATATGTTTAAATGTATTGATTATTGCATTAGTAGAAAGGCACATATGATTAATGGTAGCTTCTCCTTTGATGAATACAGTGGTATCTTCAACGCATCTGTGGATTACTTACGAACCTTGGGTATCCTTTTTATCGTTTCAGCAAGCAACTGTTCTCATGATAAACATAGAAAACCAGATATTACAAAATGTGATCTTGCCGTTAACTTTAGGTACCCCCCTATATTGTCCAGAACCCACAATAACGTAATCGCCGTTGGAAATTTGATGAAAGACATAGATAATAGTTACTCTTTATCTGTGAACTCTTTTTACAGTACCATTTATTGCCAACTGGCTGCACCTGGTACAAACATATATTCTACAACCCCCTTCAACAGCTATCGAAAACTCAATGGCACTTCCATGGCATCTCCTCATGTCGCTGCAATCGCATCCATCATTAGATCCATTAACCCTAACCTGAGTTATGTAGAAATTGTGGagataatgaaaaatgccATTGTGAAGCTACCCTCTCTCAAGGACAAAGTCTCGTGGGGGGGCTACGTGGATATCTTGCGCGCTGTCAATCTAGCCATCGACTCCAAGGAGGCGCCTTACATCAAGTCACAATCATGGTTCAGGTGGAAGAAGCGCGTTCGCTGA
- a CDS encoding PIMMS2 protein, putative translates to MLFTKERHRRVAVSTIFFHIIALLQFSGDATIHWCRRGSERVQRAMNGRLLEEGQIGKIPNVLHNYSKMNLSTKSFVQVKVKDSHDRNIRRGGVTTSEGNYHIPNCDDTDESSNFLKKFCRSMKSFVGITPHDKDWCLKYEKFRRFKQHFVYMVQNNLSLGKTRVCLIDTGLDLQDKVVRQFVKIYRWEHSKEGDNPSERSGGGEYDTHLQLEERDDEGASPSWAYPKGGDAKYDGINTERCNEENYARCQSSDIDDVDMHGTFIANTVIRRDLLMKREMYKKNVELIVCKAFGDREETNSHLMPLIKCLEHCKGSGAKVIHVGYNVEGESEKLVEVMQELERAQIVVVSPSLRVYTGQSDESQQPRKEHGEEHSTEKLYPSSFADTFENVFSVGALRNSTQGGFVPISGNGNPKGEKQKWKVLHKRENTTLFSFSYGKTFPFGRSPSSMVEDGEGYASADFVNILVMILNVIPKLSIRRMRHILKRSIVKRSEMKGLSKWGGYIDPLKVIDATLKERNELCKTFFGELDLDLEAEGGSSSFRGDLSKGGFSGGSMTEDLGDWVEKPTTGTEEQIFDKTITGDVTPRLNDEQEESEKATGHLEDQVIFPQQRGEMEEMERHLVGETLNGLDPEERNDLGRYDMAHYDMDVISKWEEDFSDGVAALREDPASDTTFTSMYNYEENVYVPDEAKESFYEDAGRVTVTGEMSSLPLGFSFLENHTNDRGSDLPLYRTNERGQVYASGDGTPGLPLNRRSQDENGFPERWGQQGRQAMIEEDSGEGYHHGQDDWVTQMKGTKSVDDPEYDVGRMYRDSPEGIPAEELLRSGWRGTTPPLSRWNRNGETSLWGDENEGYVFSPNVDNNWGEKDGRNRRNPQRRRSRDDLERRRRRFPRAMPRQRRRIPRRGRSKRRLKQREAGVVRKNGRNGKRRNENGMRSRREGEYSNMPMRRRPVRGKPVPGFAPKMPRVVMGRR, encoded by the coding sequence ATGCTCTTTACAAAGGAAAGGCACCGACGTGTAGCGGtttctacaattttttttcacatcatTGCATTGTTACAGTTTAGTGGAGATGCGACAATCCACTGGTGCAGAAGAGGGAGTGAACGTGTTCAGCGAGCTATGAATGGGAGGCTCCTTGAGGAGGGTCAGATTGGAAAGATACCAAATGTATTACACAATTATAGTAAGATGAATTTGAGCACTAAAAGTTTCGTTCAGGTGAAGGTGAAAGACAGTCACGATAGGAATATCAGGAGAGGAGGGGTCACGACTTCGGAGGGAAATTACCATATCCCTAATTGCGACGACACAGACGAAAGTTCtaatttcttaaaaaaattctgcaGGTCGATGAAATCATTCGTAGGAATTACACCACATGACAAAGATTGGTGTTTAAAGTATGAGAAATTCAGAAGGTTTAAACAACACTTTGTCTACATGGTACAGAATAACCTATCCCTCGGGAAGACACGAGTTTGTCTAATTGACACAGGGCTTGATCTGCAGGATAAGGTAGTAAGGCAATTTGTGAAAATATACAGATGGGAACACAGCAAGGAAGGTGATAATCCAAGCGAGCGAAGTGGTGGTGGTGAATATGATACGCATCTCCAATTAGAGGAACGGGATGATGAAGGGGCTTCCCCAAGTTGGGCATATCCAAAGGGGGGAGATGCGAAGTACGATGGAATAAATACTGAAAGGTGTAACGAGGAAAATTATGCCAGGTGTCAATCCAGTGATATCGATGATGTAGACATGCATGGAACGTTTATCGCCAACACTGTCATTAGGAGGGATTTAttaatgaaaagggaaatgtacaaaaagaaCGTCGAACTTATTGTGTGCAAAGCGTTTGGAGATAGAGAGGAAACGAACTCGCATTTGATGCCTCTCATCAAATGTTTGGAACATTGCAAAGGGAGTGGTGCCAAAGTGATCCACGTCGGGTATAACGTAGAGGGGGAGAGCGAAAAGTTGGTGGAGGTGATGCAGGAGTTGGAGCGGGCCCAAATTGTTGTGGTGTCACCGTCTCTACGGGTATACACTGGTCAGAGTGACGAATCACAACAACCTAGAAAGGAACATGGAGAGGAGCATTCAACAGAGAAATTATATCCCTCCTCATTTGCGGATACTTTTGAGAACGTCTTTTCCGTGGGTGCCCTGCGGAACTCTACCCAGGGGGGGTTCGTTCCTATCTCTGGTAATGGGAatccaaagggggaaaaacaaaagtggaAGGTATTACACAAGAGGGAGAATACAACTTTGTTTAGCTTCTCATATGGAAAAACCTTTCCGTTTGGAAGGAGCCCCTCTTCGATGGTGGAAGATGGTGAAGGGTACGCATCGGCCGATTTTGTAAACATCCTAGTGATGATTCTAAATGTCATCCCCAAGTTGTCCATAAGGAGAATGAGGCATATTTTGAAAAGATCTATCGTGAAGAGGAGTGAAATGAAGGGGCTATCCAAGTGGGGAGGCTATATCGATCCCTTAAAAGTGATTGATGCGACATTAAAGGAGAGGAATGAACTTTGTAAAACGTTTTTTGGAGAATTGGACTTGGATCTGGAGGCAGAAGGAGGGAGTAGCAGCTTCAGGGGGGACCTATCAAAGGGTGGTTTTTCCGGAGGTAGCATGACAGAGGACCTTGGGGACTGGGTTGAGAAACCTACCACTGGTACAGAAGAGCAAATTTTTGATAAAACTATCACGGGAGATGTGACTCCACGTTTAAACGATGAACAGGAGGAGAGTGAAAAAGCAACTGGTCATTTGGAAGACCAAGTTATATTCCCACAACAGAGGGGTGAAATGGAAGAGATGGAAAGGCATCTTGTAGGTGAGACGCTGAACGGGTTAGACCCGGAGGAGAGAAACGATCTGGGTCGTTACGACATGGCACACTACGATATGGATGTTATTTCTAAATGGGAGGAGGATTTTTCCGATGGGGTGGCTGCTCTACGTGAAGACCCCGCCAGTGACACCACCTTCACTAGTATGTACAATTATGAGGAGAACGTGTATGTGCCTGATGAGGCAAAAGAATCGTTTTATGAAGACGCGGGAAGAGTGACAGTGACAGGGGAGATGTCGAGCCTCCCTTTGggcttctcctttttggaaaatcaCACCAATGATAGGGGGAGTGATCTACCTCTGTATCGCACGAACGAACGGGGGCAAGTGTATGCATCTGGAGATGGTACCCCTGGTCTTCCTTTGAATCGCAGATCTCAGGACGAAAATGGATTCCCAGAAAGGTGGGGTCAACAGGGTAGACAGGCAATGATTGAGGAAGATAGTGGTGAAGGTTACCACCATGGACAAGATGACTGGGTTACTCAAATGAAAGGAACTAAAAGCGTGGATGACCCTGAATACGATGTAGGTAGAATGTATAGGGACTCACCGGAGGGAATTCCAGCAGAGGAGTTATTACGCTCTGGTTGGAGGGGGACCACTCCACCCTTGTCAAGATGGAACCGGAACGGGGAAACATCCCTATGGGGAGATGAAAACGAAGGgtatgttttttctcctaatgTTGATAACAATTGGGGAGAGaaggatggtaggaacaggagAAATCCCCAAAGGAGGCGTTCACGAGACGATCTG